A single Venturia canescens isolate UGA chromosome 1, ASM1945775v1, whole genome shotgun sequence DNA region contains:
- the Tk gene encoding tachykinins isoform X1, whose protein sequence is MTCGSIALVAVLLASSTFAEEFPLNDAPSGKHSPVGFGAVQGAKSLTSLENEDFVKRAPMGFQGMRGKKDMIENSEDNSVAEEEYEKRSPMGFHGMRGKKDFLTPDFADSYFIDEYLKRAPMGFQGMRGKKAITDEDYYKRAAMGFQGMRGKKSSEFIFDKIPHYIGDGSGKRTNLLEYTDEYEKRAPSMGFQGMRGKREEFEDEWSKRAPMGFQGMRGKKSLLAEINDLEKKRAMMGFQGMRGKKSDPSVYYNELRPVRSIDYSDLKKKTSDLKNKRLNVGFFASRGKRSELDTDNYAKMSTYDLQDVLADEIAEDLFLRDHFTDRMNVAPLQFYKRSAYGYSGTRGKKIPRWEIRGKFVGVRGKRTKTNYEDTGNSLDHVHSNNERAGLKTSLTTNSGIQ, encoded by the exons ATGACTTGTGGTTCAATCGCTCTTGTAGCAGTTTTGCTCGCATCGAGCACGTTCGCCGAAGAATTTCCGCTTAACGATGCTCCATCCGGAAAACATTCACCGGTGGGATTTGGGGCTGTCCAAGGAGCAAAGAGTCTCACGTCCTTGGAAAACGAGGATTTCGTTAAAAGAGCCCCCATGGGCTTTCAG GGAATGCGAGGCAAAAAGGATATGATCGAGAATAGCGAGGACAATTCTGTGGCCGAGGAggagtatgaaaaacgttcgcCGATGGGCTTCCACGGAATGAGAGGAAAGAAGGATTTCCTGACGCCGGATTTCGCGGACTCGTATTTTATCGACGAGTACTTGAAGCGAGCACCCATGGGATTTCAGGGCATGAGAGGCAAGAAGGCGATAACCGACGAGGATTATTACAAGCGAGCAGCAATGGGATTTCAGGGAATGCGCGGGAAAAAGTCTTCTGAGTTT ATCTTCGACAAAATCCCTCATTACATTGGCGACGGTTCAGGAAAAAGGACTAATTTGTTGGAATATACTGACGAATACGAGAAACGAGCACCGTCCATGGGTTTTCAGGGGATGCGAGGAAAACGTGAAGAGTTTGAGGACGAATGGTCCAAGAGAGCGCCAATGGGATTCCAAGGGATGAGAGGAAAGAAGAGTCTTTTGGCAGAGATTAATGAtcttgagaaaaaacgagcgaTGATGGGCTTTCAG GGCATGAGAGGGAAGAAAAGTGATCCGAGTGTTTATTACAACGAGCTTAGGCCCGTACGATCAATCGATTATTCAGacctgaagaaaaaaacctctgatttgaaaaataaacgctTGAACGTGGGCTTCTTTGCATCAAGAGGCAAACGAAGCGAGCTCGACACGGACAATTATGCCAAGATGTCTACTTACGATTTACAAG ACGTGTTGGCCGATGAAATTGCTGAAGATCTGTTTTTACGAGATCACTTCACCGATAGAATGAACGTTGCACCATTACAATTCTATAAGAGATCGGCTTACGGATATTCCGGTACGCGGGGTAAAAAAATTCCCCGATGGGAGATACGCGGAAAATTCGTTGGTGTCAGAGGAAAGAGGACAAAGACGAATTACGAGGATACCGGAAATTCCCTCGATCATGTTCATAGTAACAACGAGCGGGCCGGTCTCAAAACGAGCTTGACGACTAATTCAG GTATCCAGTAG
- the Tk gene encoding tachykinins isoform X2, whose amino-acid sequence MTCGSIALVAVLLASSTFAEEFPLNDAPSGKHSPVGFGAVQGAKSLTSLENEDFVKRAPMGFQGMRGKKDMIENSEDNSVAEEEYEKRSPMGFHGMRGKKDFLTPDFADSYFIDEYLKRAPMGFQGMRGKKAITDEDYYKRAAMGFQGMRGKKSSEFIFDKIPHYIGDGSGKRTNLLEYTDEYEKRAPSMGFQGMRGKREEFEDEWSKRAPMGFQGMRGKKSLLAEINDLEKKRAMMGFQGMRGKKSDPSVYYNELRPVRSIDYSDLKKKTSDLKNKRLNVGFFASRGKRSELDTDNYAKMSTYDLQGIQ is encoded by the exons ATGACTTGTGGTTCAATCGCTCTTGTAGCAGTTTTGCTCGCATCGAGCACGTTCGCCGAAGAATTTCCGCTTAACGATGCTCCATCCGGAAAACATTCACCGGTGGGATTTGGGGCTGTCCAAGGAGCAAAGAGTCTCACGTCCTTGGAAAACGAGGATTTCGTTAAAAGAGCCCCCATGGGCTTTCAG GGAATGCGAGGCAAAAAGGATATGATCGAGAATAGCGAGGACAATTCTGTGGCCGAGGAggagtatgaaaaacgttcgcCGATGGGCTTCCACGGAATGAGAGGAAAGAAGGATTTCCTGACGCCGGATTTCGCGGACTCGTATTTTATCGACGAGTACTTGAAGCGAGCACCCATGGGATTTCAGGGCATGAGAGGCAAGAAGGCGATAACCGACGAGGATTATTACAAGCGAGCAGCAATGGGATTTCAGGGAATGCGCGGGAAAAAGTCTTCTGAGTTT ATCTTCGACAAAATCCCTCATTACATTGGCGACGGTTCAGGAAAAAGGACTAATTTGTTGGAATATACTGACGAATACGAGAAACGAGCACCGTCCATGGGTTTTCAGGGGATGCGAGGAAAACGTGAAGAGTTTGAGGACGAATGGTCCAAGAGAGCGCCAATGGGATTCCAAGGGATGAGAGGAAAGAAGAGTCTTTTGGCAGAGATTAATGAtcttgagaaaaaacgagcgaTGATGGGCTTTCAG GGCATGAGAGGGAAGAAAAGTGATCCGAGTGTTTATTACAACGAGCTTAGGCCCGTACGATCAATCGATTATTCAGacctgaagaaaaaaacctctgatttgaaaaataaacgctTGAACGTGGGCTTCTTTGCATCAAGAGGCAAACGAAGCGAGCTCGACACGGACAATTATGCCAAGATGTCTACTTACGATTTACAAG GTATCCAGTAG